In the Henningerozyma blattae CBS 6284 chromosome 8, complete genome genome, one interval contains:
- the KAR5 gene encoding Kar5p (similar to Saccharomyces cerevisiae KAR5 (YMR065W); ancestral locus Anc_2.632), producing the protein MTYKKFIYFFCINSVLCSFEIPYINAQLIPSNEPILTQQYLEDHFPLLRSTCTKNALSTLLPRCVKEGFDQIPSELKSKTAIELTYCEFQISGLEAHIESCLKISSNDPESIVSCMLASDVATQWWTTYSGYYQNLPTVCFENSLTFEKEQILDLFLNVTQMYERFNGEINHQLDNILNNVKNTSDEFINDLNQNFEESKENFQNELQVERNGVIVELNKLKNEMSSMESLTEKINNNVKLQDMFINDSLTIAQAGIDSIVNAVFNNNLDLEIQYLKQNHYTDIKNMGQISKEFVFGLRENQNDLFLEMTEKLNKALQNVSAFSNMVANELSYNAELVNELDVTIRGSLMENINEIILPELTTFKDQIIDDWFSMSQFLTNEINIYNEHIVGSFNNIDSTLNDTRMKISNIDQGLEKLETRLNCVIKTFTTIINFFGMLLKLITNRFIWICIIPILTFARIYSSYMNPSVLLYNFKIIKIALVAISIYLGSIFGDTIFHLIL; encoded by the coding sequence ATGACGTataaaaagtttatttatttcttttgcATTAATTCGGTATTATGTTCCTTTGAGATTCCATATATTAATGCTCAGCTAATACCATCTAATGAACCTATTTTAACACAACAGTATTTAGAAGATCACTTTCCCTTACTTCGAAGTACATGTACAAAAAATGCATTATCAACGCTCTTACCAAGATGTGTGAAGGAAGGTTTTGATCAGATACCTTCTGAGTTGAAATCAAAAACTGCAATAGAATTAACATATTgtgaatttcaaataagtGGCTTAGAAGCTCATATAGAAAgttgtttaaaaataagTTCTAATGATCCGGAATCAATAGTTTCATGTATGTTAGCATCGGATGTTGCAACTCAATGGTGGACGACCTATAGTGGTTATTATCAAAACCTTCCCACAGtttgttttgaaaattccttgacttttgaaaaagaacaaatattagatttatttttgaatgtTACACAGATGTATGAAAGATTTAATGGTGAAATTAATCATcaattagataatattttaaataatgttaaGAATACATCTGACGAATTTATAAATGacttaaatcaaaattttgaagaatctaaagaaaattttcaaaatgaaTTACAAGTAGAAAGAAATGGAGTAATTGTGGAATTGAACaagttaaaaaatgaaatgagCTCTATGGAGAGTCTAACTgagaaaattaataataatgttaaaTTACAAGATATGTTCATAAATGACTCCTTAACTATAGCTCAGGCTGGTATTGATTCCATTGTCAATGCAgtgtttaataataatcttgaTTTAGAAATACAATATCTTAAACAAAATCATTATacagatattaaaaatatggGACAGATCTCAAAAGAGTTCGTTTTTGGATTACGAGAGAATCAAAATGACctatttttagaaatgactgaaaaattgaataaagcGTTACAGAATGTGTCAGCTTTTTCCAATATGGTAGCTAATGAACTAAGTTATAATGCTGAACTTGTAAATGAGCTAGACGTTACTATCAGAGGTTCTCTAatggaaaatataaatgaaataattttaccaGAATTGACCACCTTTAAAGATCAAATAATTGACGACTGGTTTTCAATGAGtcaatttttaacaaatgaaattaatatatacaatGAACATATTGTAGGAAGTTTTAATAACATTGATTCTACATTGAATGATACTAGaatgaaaatatcaaatatagATCAAGGATTGGAGAAACTAGAGACTCGTTTAAACTGTGTTATTAAAACATTTACAACCATAATCAACTTTTTTGGGATGCTTCTAAAATTGATCACCAATAGGTTTATCTGGATCTGTATTATCCCTATTTTAACATTTGCTAGAATATATAGTAGCTATATGAACCCTTCCGTTTTACTctacaattttaaaataataaaaatagcaTTAGTTGCCATCTCAATTTATTTAGGGTCAATTTTTGGTGACacaatatttcatttaatactTTAA
- the TBLA0H02630 gene encoding uncharacterized protein, which translates to MVYIQFFTEESEFLEKLYNPGIGGEFVFHLFVTGKNLEEGNDHFKIPEDFQIVKLPIIEDVYVRYLFLMFGTIANRHAGVIIDPIFQNKAETEDFINLISSDIKNTNDEYILHFLNHFFWKINQIKLYHLLKEMEAINYEMTMLHKFEASKVDRFVSTYRFVQSVCKTQEIIMPLPYTNFLDKSKIGPFIDMPEDDSRRTIYENFCQTNTIRQTELLIIEENLNHYNIWFDNSRILAFDGNSSITNNR; encoded by the coding sequence atggtatatattcaattttttacGGAAGAATCTGAATTTCTAGAAAAATTGTATAATCCAGGAATTGGTGGTGAATTTgtatttcatttatttgtCACAGGCAAGAACCTTGAAGAAGGTAACGACCATTTTAAAATACCAGAAGATTTTCAAATAGTAAAATTACCGATTATTGAGGATGTTTATGTCCGTTACTTGTTTCTAATGTTTGGAACAATTGCAAATCGTCATGCAGGAGTAATAATTGATCCTATTTTCCAAAACAAGGCAGAAACAGAAGATTTCATTAATCTTATATCATCTGATATTAAGAATACAAATGATGAGTATATCTTACACTTTCTAAATCATTtcttttggaaaattaatcaaataaaattataccATTTGTTAAAAGAAATGGAAGCTATAAATTATGAAATGACAATGTTGCATAAGTTTGAAGCATCAAAAGTAGATAGATTTGTTAGCACTTATAGATTCGTCCAAAGTGTCTGTAAAActcaagaaataattatgCCATTGCCGTATACTAATTTTCTGGATAAATCTAAAATTGGGCCCTTTATTGATATGCCTGAAGATGATTCCAGAAGAACTAtttatgaaaatttttgtCAAACCAATACGATTAGGCAAACAGAGTTGTTGataattgaagaaaatttaaaccattataatatttggtTTGATAACAGTAGAATACTAGCATTTGATGGAAATTCTTCCATAACAAACAATCGTTAA
- the PRI2 gene encoding DNA primase subunit PRI2 (similar to Saccharomyces cerevisiae PRI2 (YKL045W); ancestral locus Anc_2.566): protein MFRQNKRRLTSRRNFQDQYSNNSIKHELTNDSSISKLNFYNIAPTQEITLDNFEIWAIDRLKVLIEIETMLSRSKNIRDIETSVKPILNKYLPMNTAEDQEKDYYSHFILRLCFCRSKELRARFINTETILFKLRYNMLTSSEQTKFVEDLQLDSLKYISDDEKNEFSTELYSMISPLLTFQLNLTDENSKRLFFQNEKFIKLPFENVTELLSNRQVFLHKGWAYIGQFQQLNLLTNEFSQKLETSLLKTYSILPKLNEDDRLLPIIQHLSSGYNLSDLSIGSSYLSGNATGEGEITSDMIYDKEMMKNYPLSVLNLLEGLRENHHLRYNGRQQLGMFLKGIGLSVDEALKFWANEFVYAPGAHMTLDKFNKEYRYNIRHTYGLEGNRINYKPWDFRTILSKPRPARGEYHGCPYRDWSHEKLTSYLKTKMGLSLSQINQVMESVEQQEYAMASTKVFEMTIGKLPEGVTHIVHPNQYFDLARAIHKRQSNANDA, encoded by the coding sequence ATGTTCAGACAAAATAAAAGACGGTTAACTTCTCGTCGTAATTTTCAAGATCAGTATTCAAACAATTCAATCAAACATGAATTAACAAAtgattcttcaatatcGAAACTTAATTTTTACAATATAGCCCCCACACAAGAAATAACCcttgataattttgaaatatggGCCATTGACAGACTCAAAGTTTTAATCGAAATTGAAACGATGTTAAGTAGATCCAAAAATATCCGTGATATTGAAACTTCTGTCAAACCTattctaaataaatatttaccaaTGAACACGGCTGAAGATCAAGAAAAGGATTATTACTCACATTTTATCTTACGATTATGTTTCTGTAGATCCAAAGAATTGCGTGCTCGATTTATTAATACAgaaacaattttatttaaattacgTTATAACATGCTAACATCCAGTGAACAGACTAAATTTGTGGAAGATTTACAATTAGATagtttgaaatatatttctgatgatgagaaaaatgaattttccACTGAATTATACTCTATGATCTCTCCACTTTTAACATTCCAATTGAATCTAACAGatgaaaattctaaaagaTTGTTTTTCCAAAAcgaaaaattcattaaattgcCATTTGAAAACGTTACAGAGTTATTGAGTAATCGACAAGTATTTTTGCATAAAGGTTGGGCATATATCGGACAATTTCAACAATTAAACCTATTGACTAATGAATTTTCTCAAAAATTAGAAACATCATTATTGAAGACATATTCTATTCTACCGAAACTGAATGAAGATGATAGATTATTACCGATTATCCAACACCTGTCCTCTGGTTATAATTTAAGTGATCTAAGTATTGGCAGTTCATATTTATCCGGTAATGCTACTGGAGAAGGTGAAATTACAAGTGACATGATTTATGATAAagaaatgatgaaaaattatccaCTCAGTGTTCTCAATCTATTGGAAGGACTTCGTGAAAATCATCATTTGCGTTACAATGGTAGACAACAATTAGGCATGTTTCTTAAAGGTATTGGGTTATCCGTGGATGAGGCATTGAAATTTTGGGCCAATGAATTTGTTTATGCACCAGGAGCTCATATGACTTTGGACaagtttaataaagaatatagATATAACATACGTCATACGTATGGTTTGGAAGGTAACCGAATCAATTATAAACCGTGGGATTTCCGTACTATACTAAGCAAACCTCGACCTGCAAGGGGTGAATATCATGGTTGCCCATATCGTGATTGGAGTcatgaaaaattaacaagTTATTTGAAAACCAAGATGGGATTGTCTTTAAGCCAAATAAATCAAGTAATGGAATCTGTAGAACAACAAGAATATGCAATGGCATCCACAAAAGTGTTTGAGATGACCATTGGCAAACTGCCAGAGGGAGTTACACACATCGTACATCCAAATCAATACTTTGATCTAGCTCGTGCTATCCATAAGAGGCAATCTAATGCTAATGATGCTTAA
- the ERG5 gene encoding C-22 sterol desaturase (similar to Saccharomyces cerevisiae ERG5 (YMR015C); ancestral locus Anc_2.562): MDTYNSTLEQVVSSTGSSNTLLQKGLFSLSEYSKLQLLITFLVAVFTYDQIAYQLRKRNLAGPAFKWYPIIGPFLDSLDPKFEQYVEKWNSGKLSCVSIFHKFVIIASDRDLARKIFQAQKFVKPCVVDVAVKILRPTNWVFLDGKAHLDYRKSLNGLFTKTALEQYLPHIEEIVDKYMDKFVELSKENNYEPQVFFHEMREILCAISLRSFCGDYITEDQIRKIADDYYLVTAALELVNFPIILPYTKTWYGKKTADNAMKIFENCAQMAKDHVAKGGKSICVMDAWCKLMYDSKNKDDETSRLYHREFTNREVSEAVFTFLFASQDASSSLACWIFQILADRPDVLEKIRTEQLKVRDNKPDESVSINMIDKMEYTNMVIKETLRYRPPVIMVPYVVKKNFPVTETYTAPKGSMLIPSCYPALHDPEVYENPDEFIPERWVEGGKAMQNKKNWLVFGCGPHVCLGQTYVMITFATLIGKFALNTNWEHKVTPLSEKIKVFATIFPKDDLLLNFKKRDPLTGKIIE; the protein is encoded by the coding sequence atggaCACTTACAATTCTACTTTAGAACAGGTTGTTTCATCAACGGGTTCGTCTAACACTCTTTTACAAAAGGGTCTATTTTCCCTTTCGGAGTATTCCAAGctacaattattaatcacCTTTCTAGTGGCTGTTTTTACCTATGATCAAATTGCTTATCAGCTTAGAAAAAGGAACTTAGCAGGTCCTGCTTTCAAATGGTACCCAATCATCGGTCCATTTTTAGACTCTCTAGATCCTAAATTCGAACAATACGTGGAGAAATGGAATTCAGGGAAGTTGTCCTGTGTATCAATCTTTCATAAgtttgttattattgcGTCGGATAGAGATTTGGCAAGAAAAATCTTTCAAGCTCAAAAGTTCGTTAAACCATGTGTTGTTGATGTGGCTGTCAAGATCTTAAGACCCACAAATTGGGTCTTTTTAGATGGTAAAGCTCATTTGGATTATAGAAAATCATTAAACGGTCTTTTCACAAAGACTGCATTGGAACAATATTTACCAcatattgaagaaattgtGGATAAATATATGGACAAGTTTGTTGAATTATCCaaggaaaataattatgaGCCACAAGTGTTTTTCCATGAAATGAGAGAAATTCTTTGTGCGATTTCTTTACGTTCATTCTGCGGTGATTATATTACAGAAGATCAGATTAGAAAAATCGCtgatgattattatttagtcACTGCTGCATTGGAATTGGTGAATTTCCCCATCATTTTGCCATATACAAAGACTTGGTACGGTAAGAAGACAGCCGACAATGCCATGAAGATTTTCGAGAATTGTGCTCAAATGGCTAAGGATCATGTTGCCAAAGGCGGTAAATCAATCTGTGTCATGGATGCTTGGTGTAAATTAATGTatgattctaaaaataaagatgatgaaactTCAAGATTGTACCATAGAGAATTCACCAATAGAGAAGTTTCAGAAGCTGTTTTCACATTTTTGTTTGCCTCTCAAGAtgcttcatcttctttagCTTGCTGGATTTTCCAAATCTTAGCTGATAGGCCTGATGTTTTGGAAAAGATTAGAACTGAACAATTGAAAGTCCGTGATAATAAACCAGATGAATCtgtttcaattaatatGATTGATAAGATGGAATATACAAATATGGTTATTAAAGAAACCTTACGTTATAGACCACCTGTTATTATGGTGCCATATGTGGTTAAAAAGAACTTCCCGGTTACTGAAACTTATACTGCACCAAAGGGATCCATGTTGATTCCATCATGTTATCCAGCTTTACATGATCCAGAAGTTTATGAAAACCCTGATGAATTTATTCCTGAAAGATGGGTAGAAGGTGGTAAGGCAATgcaaaacaagaaaaattggCTAGTATTCGGTTGTGGTCCACATGTCTGTTTGGGTCAAACTTATGTGATGATTACTTTTGCCACTTTGATTGGTAAATTCGCTTTGAATACAAATTGGGAACATAAAGTTACACCCCTAAGtgaaaaaatcaaagtGTTTGCTACTATTTTCCCAAAGGATGATTTGttattgaatttcaaaaagaGAGACCCACTAACAGGTAAAAtcattgaataa
- the CSI1 gene encoding Csi1p (similar to Saccharomyces cerevisiae CSI1 (YMR025W); ancestral locus Anc_2.575), with amino-acid sequence MSTPLENIIYLKVHSRAILEVNYQYAEVSSQYNQALTPQCYLLLGENINIDTENCPIDESDTDKTAEVFLSDSIHLPLLSYLNERENILNFSVNKEQIFKRLELFKVTHQSLQPMALLLLNKNIFNYDSLILQLLEIFPSKLQWLFDYSPSIENMALKEKLKCWKIAADFNLKNYYFDIIDIPIEFSLTSNANLNSNSNSSSSTIIARKSCSIIPARSISMDNNMNSQNNHNSSSSSFVDEEREVNQDLKKIINEIDRMLNYLRNLDNGLHSQYNKTSEIITRKISIVISQLRKGPTNDIQKEIGISEKEIYIFKKACEQWELIQNLPNNGNINNSNNMNSYSMTSNATIDNTTLNMNIN; translated from the coding sequence ATGAGCACAcctttagaaaatataatctATTTAAAGGTACATTCAAGAGCAATTTTAGAAGTGAATTATCAATATGCTGAAGTTTCAAGCCAGTATAATCAAGCTTTAACACCACAATGTTATTTGTTACTTGGCGAGAATATTAACATTGACACTGAAAATTGCCCTATAGATGAAAGTGATACTGACAAAACTGCTGAAGTTTTTTTGTCTGACTCGATACATTTGCCATTGCTAtcttatttaaatgaacgagaaaatattttaaatttttctgtTAATAAAGAGCagatatttaaaagattggaattatttaaagtaaCTCACCAAAGTTTACAACCAATGGCACTTCTGCTGctcaataaaaatatttttaattatgaTTCATTGATTCTACAATTGCTTGAAATATTCCCTTCAAAGTTACAATGGTTATTTGATTATAGTCCAAGCATTGAAAATATGgcattaaaagaaaaattgaaatgtTGGAAAATAGCAGCTGACTttaatttgaagaattactactttgatattattgatatcccaattgaattttctCTTACTTCAAAtgcaaatttaaattccaattccaattcttcatcatctacAATTATAGCAAGAAAATCATGTTCCATAATACCAGCCAGATCTATCTCAatggataataatatgaactCTCAAAATAATCACAATAGCTCGTCTTCATCATTTGTCGATGAAGAGAGAGAAGTAAatcaagatttaaaaaaaataataaatgaaatagATCGAATGTTAAATTATCTGCGTAACTTAGATAATGGATTACATTCTCAGTATAATAAAACCTCAGAGATTATAACAAGAAAGATATCGATAGTAATTAGTCAATTAAGGAAGGGGCCTACTAATgatattcaaaaagaaattggaattagcgaaaaagaaatttatatttttaaaaaggCTTGTGAACAATGGGAGCTCATTCAGAACTTACCAAATAATGGAAACATCAATAACAGTAACAATATGAATAGTTATAGTATGACTAGTAATGCCACAATTGATAATACTACCctaaatatgaatattaattaa
- the PEX12 gene encoding ubiquitin-protein ligase peroxin 12 (similar to Saccharomyces cerevisiae PEX12 (YMR026C); ancestral locus Anc_2.576), with amino-acid sequence MSYLSNLPINQVTLASIYPTIFEIVSTQEVDDLLPSSIRYLLTNYWISRYPSRLSIGINNYFEEWFNLIIKGLVEYYHIKYYNTTFVDKFYGLQRFNSKSNPLLNAHTAAINNVESTSAWAQKWPLGLQLTKKQRLVVFLQKIIFPYLKNKLDQLYIKLIARNSFGSSLPRNGDTSQNIINNLKKRLFKIFQLIYPILTKIFNSVDILLKLSYLTKRTGYFSLLDYLFSIEYTRLQFPLEKEIDSYTLNFDKSHKLKNRMENQNYYSALDYWNSKLSGLLGITSFIGSQIFPSFIFLLRVYQWWTTENISVKIEKRIKGFDKDIPNPSRVSVSIKDEGEKRRDRSKCPVCQDTIRNPCILETGCVMCYPCAIKYIPEHEGKCPVTDRKLLGCIFDKQSSEWKIVSGIRRLMI; translated from the coding sequence ATGAGTTATCTTTCTAATTTGCCTATTAACCAAGTTACTTTAGCATCTATATATCCTACAATTTTTGAGATTGTCTCCACCCAAGAAGTTGATGACTTATTACCTTCATCCATTCGATATCTTCTTACAAATTATTGGATATCAAGATACCCATCAAGATTGTCAATAGGtataaacaattattttgaagaatggtttaatttgattataAAGGGTCTTGTGGAATATTAccatattaaatattataatacaaCTTTTGTTGACAAGTTTTATGGTTTACAAAGGTTTAATTCAAAGAGTAACCCATTATTAAATGCGCATACGGCTGCAATAAATAATGTTGAATCTACTTCAGCATGGGCACAGAAATGGCCTTTGGGCCTCCAATTGACTAAAAAACAACGATTAGTGGTTTTTCTGcagaaaattatatttccaTATctcaaaaataaactagaTCAGCTGTATATTAAGCTAATTGCTAGAAACTCTTTTGGTTCTAGTTTACCTAGGAATGGTGATACTAgtcaaaatataattaataatttaaaaaagagattattcaaaattttccaattgaTATATCCAATCTTAaccaaaatttttaattcgGTGGATATTCTACTAAAATTATCCTATTTAACAAAGAGAACGGGTTATTTTTCCTTGTTAGACTATCTATTTAGTATTGAATATACTAGATTGCAATTTCCcttagaaaaagaaattgatagTTATACCTTAAACTTCGACAAGAGTCATAAGCTCAAGAATAGAATGGAGAACCAAAATTACTATAGTGCTTTAGATTATTGGAATTCAAAATTGAGTGGTTTACTTGGTATAACTTCCTTCATAGGCTCCCAGATATTCCCATCCttcatatttttgttaaGGGTGTATCAATGGTGGACAactgaaaatatttcagtCAAGATagaaaaaagaatcaaGGGGTTTGATAAAGATATACCAAACCCTTCAAGAGTATCTGTAAGTATAAAAGATGAAGGAGAAAAGAGAAGGGATCGAAGTAAATGTCCAGTCTGTCAAGACACCATCCGGAATCCTTGTATTCTGGAAACTGGCTGTGTAATGTGTTATCCATGCgcaattaaatatattccaGAACATGAAGGTAAATGTCCGGTAACTGacagaaaattattaggGTGTATATTTGATAAGCAATCTAGTGAATGGAAAATTGTGAGTGGTATTAGAAGATTAATGATCTGa
- the FBA1 gene encoding fructose-bisphosphate aldolase FBA1 (similar to Saccharomyces cerevisiae FBA1 (YKL060C); ancestral locus Anc_2.577): MGIEAVLKRKTGVIVGDDVRALFDYCKEHKCAIPAINVTSSSTVVAALEAARDNKSPIILQTSNGGAAYFAGKGVSNEGQNASIKGSIAAAHYIRSIAPAYGIPVILHSDHCAKKLLPWFDGMLEADEAYFKAHGEPLFSSHMLDLSEETDDENIATCVKYFKRMAAMEQWLEMEIGITGGEEDGVNNEHVEKEKMYTSSETVFSVHKALAPISPNFSIAAAFGNVHGVYKPGNVVLSPEILAKHQVYASKELGLPAGSKPVYLVFHGGSGSTKQEFQTAISNGVVKVNLDTDCQYAYLTGIRDYVLNKKDYIMSMVGNPEGADKPNKKFFDPRVWVREGEKTMSARITEALNIYNAVNQL; the protein is encoded by the coding sequence ATGGGTATTGAAGCTGTCTTAAAGAGAAAAACCGGTGTTATCGTCGGTGATGATGTTAGAGCTTTGTTCGACTACTGTAAGGAACACAAGTGTGCTATCCCAGCCATTAACGTCACCTCTTCTTCTACTGTCGTTGCTGCTTTAGAAGCTGCCAGAGACAACAAGTCCCCAATTATTTTACAAACCTCCAACGGTGGTGCCGCTTACTTCGCTGGTAAGGGTGTCTCTAACGAAGGTCAAAACGCTTCCATCAAAGGTTCCATTGCTGCCGCTCACTACATTAGATCCATTGCTCCAGCTTACGGTATCCCAGTTATCTTACACTCTGACCACTGTGCTAAGAAATTGTTGCCATGGTTTGATGGTATGTTAGAAGCTGATGAAGCTTACTTCAAGGCTCACGGTGAACCATTATTCTCCTCCCACATGTTGGATTTATCTGAAGAAACCGATGATGAAAACATTGCTACCTGTGTCAAATACTTCAAGAGAATGGCCGCTATGGAACAATGGTTAGAAATGGAAATCGGTATCACCGGTGGTGAAGAAGATGGTGTTAACAACGAACACGTCGAAAAGGAAAAGATGTACACTTCCTCTGAAACTGTCTTCTCCGTCCACAAGGCTTTAGCTCCAATCTCTCCAAACTTCTCCATTGCTGCTGCTTTCGGTAACGTTCACGGTGTTTACAAGCCAGGTAACGTTGTCTTATCTCCAGAAATCTTGGCTAAACACCAAGTTTACGCTTCCAAGGAATTAGGTTTACCAGCTGGTTCCAAACCAGTCTACTTGGTCTTCCACGGTGGTTCCGGTTCTACCAAGCAAGAATTCCAAACTGCTATCTCCAACGGTGTTGTTAAGGTCAATTTGGATACTGACTGTCAATACGCTTACTTGACTGGTATCAGAGACTACGTCTTAAACAAGAAGGACTACATCATGTCTATGGTCGGTAACCCAGAAGGTGCTGACAAGCCAAACAAGAAGTTCTTCGACCCAAGAGTCTGGGTTAGAGAAGGTGAAAAGACTATGTCTGCCAGAATCACTGAAGCTTTGAACATTTACAACGCTGTTAACCAATTATAA
- the MPE1 gene encoding cleavage polyadenylation factor subunit MPE1 (similar to Saccharomyces cerevisiae MPE1 (YKL059C); ancestral locus Anc_2.579), protein MSSTIFYRFRSQKDTSRVLFDGTGLTVFDLKREIIQDNKLGDGTDFQLRLFHPDTEEELDDDTFVIPRSSSVVVKRLPAIKSMSLHGKKLGSLGPNSTALSVGNATRYVSGRPRVFQKKTNALDMSTSMGSGNLSMKDTTKMSEEERIANMFANQQSQWEHTQQEMAEATPVFFKSNHNNQHQENEGPPPPGYMCYRCGARDHWIKNCPTNTDPTFEGKRIRRTTGIPKKFLKTVKIDPDKITPEEMNQRKIMITEDGEFVVQIADEKSWEDYQRKQQNRLITSNNNIFNKNYYNDLPGELKCPITGGLLNNPVRTTKCCNKLFSKNAIEDVLLETDFVCPECKTEDILLDSLIEDKEIEEKVKEFIKSHENDKSNGENINGNTVANNVVQSSDNNTAGELNKTENGDNSDPATKKRKLGDGGADENTMTNINKGNSNLPIPPMPIPPPFAMPPFPMPFMPFMPHMMPPNLNNNNNQNASNPAIMNNHPSNPPKSD, encoded by the coding sequence ATGAGTAGTACTATCTTCTATAGATTTAGATCACAAAAGGATACTTCTAGAGTGCTCTTCGATGGGACCGGTCTTACagtatttgatttaaaacGAGAAATTATTCAAGATAATAAGCTTGGAGATGGTACAGATTTTCAACTGAGGTTATTTCATCCAGATACAGAAGAAGAACTAGATGATGACACATTTGTTATCCCTCGTTCTTCTAGTGTAGTAGTTAAAAGATTACCTGCTATTAAATCTATGTCACTTCATGGTAAAAAATTAGGCTCTTTAGGTCCAAATTCGACCGCTCTTTCGGTGGGTAATGCTACTAGATATGTATCTGGTAGGCCAAGAgtattccaaaaaaaaacgaaTGCATTGGATATGTCTACTTCAATGGGATCAGGAAATCTTTCTATGAAAGATACAACGAAGATGTCAGAAGAAGAGAGAATTGCTAATATGTTTGCTAATCAGCAATCGCAATGGGAACATACTCAACAAGAAATGGCGGAAGCTACTCctgtatttttcaaaagcaATCATAATAACCAGCatcaagaaaatgaagGTCCGCCCCCACCAGGTTATATGTGCTACAGATGTGGTGCCAGAGATCATTGGATCAAGAATTGTCCTACCAATACAGATCCTACTTTTGAAGGTAAGAGAATTAGAAGAACAACGGGTATcccaaaaaaattcttaaaaacTGTCAAAATTGATCCTGATAAGATTACTCCTGAGGAAATGAATCAACGAAAAATTATGATAACAGAAGATGGTGAATTTGTGGTACAAATTGCCGATGAAAAATCTTGGGAAGATTATCAAAGAAAACAACAAAATAGATTAATAactagtaataataatatctttaacaAGAACTACTATAATGATTTGCCCGGTGAACTAAAGTGTCCTATAACTGGTGGGTTACTAAATAATCCAGTTAGAACAACGAAATGTTGTAATAagttattttccaaaaatgCAATTGAGGATGTACTACTGGAGACAGACTTTGTTTGTCCTGAATGTAAAACagaagatattttattagattccttaattgaagataaagaaattgaagaaaaagtaAAAGAATTCATCAAATCTCAcgaaaatgataaaagtaatggtgaaaatattaatggtAATACCGTGGCCAATAATGTTGTTCAAAGTTCCGATAATAATACTGCTGgtgaattaaataaaacagaAAATGGAGATAATAGTGATCCAGCAACtaagaaaagaaagttAGGCGACGGTGGTGCTGATGAAAATACAATGACTAATATTAACAAAGGCAATAGCAATCTCCCGATACCCCCTATGCCTATACCACCTCCCTTTGCCATGCCACCTTTCCCAATGCCTTTCATGCCTTTCATGCCACATATGATGCCaccaaatttaaacaacaataataatcagAATGCTAGTAATCCCGCTATCATGAATAATCATCCATCAAATCCTCCTAAGAGtgattaa